The Pelagibacterium halotolerans B2 genome has a segment encoding these proteins:
- a CDS encoding glycogen/starch/alpha-glucan phosphorylase, whose protein sequence is MPQKPIVYDAPTPQPRANDAETLRNEILEKLTYAVGKDPIVARRTDWLTATILTIRDRIIDQWMESTRDTWRTSQKRVYYLSLEFLIGRLMRDAVSNLGMMEQVREALGSFNVDLDELIEREPDAALGNGGLGRLAACFLESMSSIKVPAYGYGIRYVHGLFRQEMSDGWQVELPEDWLAHGNPWEFERRESAYEIGFGGSVEPVTQPDGSVRQVWHPAEHLNAVAFDTPVVGWRGARVNTLRLWSAQPIDPLLLDRFNSGDHIGALEESAKAVSITRVLYPADSTPAGQELRLRQEFFFSSASLQDIVRRHLQQYGDLGSLPDKVAIQLNDTHPAISIAEMMRILMDVQGLAWNEAWKLTKGIFSYTNHTLLPEALETWPVALLERLLPRQMQIAYAINAMVLEEAREKGLEDSRIAAISLIDENGGRRLRMGQLAFVGSHSINGVSALHTELMKQTVFADLHKLYPDRINNKTNGVTPRRWLMQCNPALTRLISERIGPDFRDDIEQLIKLDAHAEDKSLQDQFAGVKRGNKERLAALIKERAGISVSPDALFDIQIKRIHEYKRQLLNIMEAVAQYNMIRAHPEKRWVPRVKVFAGKAAPSYWNAKLIIKLINDVAKVINNDPAVRGLLKVVFLPNYNVSLAETIIPAADLSEQISTAGMEASGTGNMKFALNGALTIGTMDGANVEMRERLGPENIVIFGMTADEVDDVRAQNRAPREMIEASPTLREVIEAIGSGVFSPDDRARYRSLMDGLYDHDWFMVARDFDAYCAAQRKVDTLWSDRTVWNAMAIRNTARMAWFSSDRTIREYADDIWGAPHI, encoded by the coding sequence ATGCCGCAAAAGCCGATCGTTTACGATGCTCCCACACCTCAGCCCCGGGCTAACGATGCTGAAACGCTTCGCAACGAAATCCTCGAAAAGCTGACCTATGCCGTTGGCAAGGATCCCATCGTCGCGCGCCGCACCGATTGGCTGACCGCGACCATCCTGACCATTCGCGACCGGATCATCGACCAATGGATGGAATCGACGCGCGATACGTGGCGGACCTCCCAGAAGCGCGTCTATTATCTCAGCCTTGAATTTCTGATCGGCCGCCTGATGCGCGATGCCGTGTCCAATCTGGGCATGATGGAACAGGTGCGCGAGGCGCTTGGGTCCTTCAACGTGGACCTTGACGAGTTGATCGAGCGCGAGCCCGATGCCGCGCTCGGCAATGGCGGACTTGGCCGTCTTGCCGCGTGTTTCCTTGAATCCATGTCGAGCATAAAGGTGCCCGCATACGGTTACGGCATCCGCTATGTCCATGGGCTTTTCCGGCAGGAAATGAGCGATGGCTGGCAGGTGGAACTGCCCGAGGACTGGCTGGCGCACGGCAATCCCTGGGAGTTCGAGCGGCGCGAAAGCGCTTACGAGATCGGGTTCGGCGGTTCGGTCGAGCCGGTGACACAGCCCGATGGCAGCGTGCGGCAGGTCTGGCATCCGGCCGAGCATCTCAATGCCGTGGCCTTCGATACGCCGGTGGTTGGCTGGCGCGGGGCGCGCGTCAACACGCTGCGCCTCTGGAGCGCCCAGCCGATCGACCCGCTGTTGCTCGACCGGTTCAATTCGGGCGATCATATCGGGGCGCTCGAGGAGAGCGCCAAGGCGGTTTCGATCACCCGCGTGCTCTATCCCGCCGACTCCACACCCGCCGGCCAGGAACTTCGGCTGCGGCAGGAATTCTTCTTCTCCTCGGCCTCGCTGCAGGACATCGTGCGCCGTCATCTCCAGCAATATGGCGATCTGGGGTCTCTGCCCGACAAGGTGGCCATCCAACTCAACGACACCCATCCGGCAATCTCCATTGCCGAGATGATGCGTATCCTGATGGATGTGCAGGGGCTGGCCTGGAACGAGGCGTGGAAACTGACCAAGGGCATTTTCTCCTACACCAACCACACCCTGTTGCCCGAGGCGCTGGAAACATGGCCGGTGGCGCTGCTCGAGCGGCTGTTGCCGCGCCAGATGCAGATTGCTTATGCCATCAACGCCATGGTGCTCGAGGAAGCGCGTGAAAAGGGGCTCGAGGATTCCCGGATCGCGGCGATTTCCCTGATCGACGAGAATGGCGGGCGCCGGTTGCGCATGGGGCAGTTGGCGTTCGTGGGGTCGCATTCGATCAACGGCGTTTCCGCGCTGCATACCGAATTGATGAAACAGACGGTGTTTGCCGATCTGCACAAGCTCTACCCCGACCGCATCAACAACAAGACCAATGGCGTCACCCCGCGCCGCTGGCTGATGCAGTGCAATCCGGCGCTGACAAGGCTGATTTCCGAGCGCATCGGCCCCGATTTCCGGGACGATATCGAACAGCTTATCAAGCTCGACGCTCACGCCGAGGACAAATCGCTCCAGGACCAGTTCGCAGGTGTCAAGCGCGGCAACAAGGAGCGTCTGGCGGCGCTGATCAAGGAGCGGGCGGGAATTTCGGTCTCACCCGATGCGCTGTTCGACATCCAGATCAAGCGCATTCACGAATACAAGCGGCAATTGCTCAACATCATGGAAGCGGTGGCTCAGTACAACATGATCCGCGCCCATCCCGAAAAGCGCTGGGTGCCGCGGGTCAAGGTGTTCGCGGGCAAGGCGGCGCCGAGCTACTGGAACGCCAAGCTCATCATCAAGCTCATCAACGACGTCGCCAAGGTCATCAACAACGACCCGGCGGTGCGCGGGCTTCTGAAGGTGGTGTTCCTTCCCAATTACAATGTGTCGCTGGCCGAAACCATCATCCCGGCGGCCGATCTGTCCGAACAGATCTCCACCGCCGGCATGGAAGCGTCGGGGACCGGGAACATGAAGTTCGCGCTCAACGGGGCGTTGACCATCGGCACGATGGACGGGGCCAATGTCGAGATGCGCGAGCGGTTAGGCCCTGAAAACATTGTGATTTTCGGAATGACCGCCGACGAGGTCGATGACGTTCGCGCCCAGAACCGCGCCCCGCGCGAAATGATCGAAGCCAGTCCGACGCTGCGCGAAGTTATCGAAGCGATCGGGTCGGGTGTGTTCTCTCCGGACGACCGGGCGCGTTATCGCTCCCTGATGGACGGGCTTTACGACCATGACTGGTTCATGGTGGCACGCGATTTCGATGCCTATTGCGCCGCGCAGCGCAAGGTCGATACGCTCTGGAGCGACCGCACGGTCTGGAACGCCATGGCCATCCGCAATACGGCCCGAATGGCCTGGTTTTCCTCGGATCGCACGATCCGCGAATACGCCGACGATATCTGGGGAGCGCCGCACATTTGA